The proteins below come from a single Leptospiraceae bacterium genomic window:
- a CDS encoding HIT family protein, protein MESNRPSNSRVDTIQYIANAFGLSISDFFADDSFEEDLEKIQSNKFEKPTSSGLLKAKSPSLEREKLFEDNLSYAIYDKNPVNRGHILIIPKRLFSSYFSALPEEKQSLWEMIDKAKRFLDREYKPDGYNIGINEGDVAGQTNPILEIHIIPRYKNDTKNPKGGIRRVIPD, encoded by the coding sequence ATGGAGAGTAATCGCCCTTCCAATTCAAGAGTCGATACAATTCAGTATATAGCAAATGCTTTTGGATTATCTATTTCAGATTTTTTTGCCGATGATTCTTTCGAAGAAGATCTCGAAAAAATACAAAGCAATAAATTTGAAAAACCAACCTCTTCAGGATTACTAAAAGCAAAATCTCCATCTCTTGAAAGAGAAAAATTATTTGAGGATAATTTAAGTTATGCGATTTATGATAAAAATCCAGTTAATAGAGGACATATTTTAATAATCCCGAAGAGATTATTTTCTAGTTATTTCTCCGCTCTCCCTGAAGAGAAACAATCTCTTTGGGAAATGATCGATAAAGCAAAAAGATTTCTGGATCGTGAATATAAACCAGATGGATATAACATTGGGATCAACGAAGGAGATGTCGCAGGTCAGACTAATCCTATTTTAGAAATTCACATAATTCCTCGCTATAAAAATGATACAAAAAACCCTAAAGGAGGAATTAGAAGAGTTATACCAGATTAA